Genomic window (Campylobacter ureolyticus ACS-301-V-Sch3b):
TGATTTACTCATACTCTACTCCTATTTACCGATTTTCTTTTGAACTGAGCCACGGTGGCCTTTAAAAGTTCTTGTTGGAGCAAACTCACCTAATTTATAACCTATATGATGCTCTGTAATATACACAGGTATAAAACTTTTACCGTTATGAACATTAAATGTAAGTCCAATCATTTCAGGTACAATCGTGCTTCTTCTT
Coding sequences:
- the rpsS gene encoding 30S ribosomal protein S19, which gives rise to MARSLKKGPFVDDHVMKKVEVAKKAKDNKPIKTWSRRSTIVPEMIGLTFNVHNGKSFIPVYITEHHIGYKLGEFAPTRTFKGHRGSVQKKIGK